In Candidatus Hydrogenedentota bacterium, a single window of DNA contains:
- a CDS encoding four helix bundle protein, whose product MPEGFIPPHGGYAGLLSYQKAEIVYDATVNFCERFLDKRDRTRDQMVQAARSGKQNIIEGSMASGTSKETEIKLTSVARASLEELPADYRDFLRIRNIEEWSRDHPYTVRLRQLNRTPGANHETFRKAVGHSDPAICANAIIGLIKLTNYLLDQQIRRLEENFLKEGGLRERMTRARLIERDKQRNLKENRS is encoded by the coding sequence ATGCCTGAAGGTTTCATTCCGCCCCATGGCGGCTACGCCGGTCTGCTTTCCTATCAGAAAGCCGAGATTGTCTATGACGCGACCGTCAATTTCTGTGAGCGCTTCCTGGACAAGCGCGACCGCACCCGGGACCAGATGGTCCAGGCCGCCCGTTCCGGCAAGCAGAACATCATTGAAGGCAGCATGGCCTCTGGCACCTCCAAGGAAACCGAAATCAAACTGACCAGCGTTGCCCGCGCCAGTCTGGAGGAACTGCCTGCCGACTACCGCGACTTCCTGCGCATCCGCAATATCGAGGAATGGTCCCGGGACCACCCTTACACCGTGCGGTTGCGTCAACTCAACCGCACACCCGGCGCCAACCACGAAACCTTTCGCAAGGCCGTTGGACATTCCGACCCCGCCATTTGCGCCAACGCCATCATCGGCCTAATCAAACTGACCAATTATCTCCTCGATCAGCAAATCCGCCGCCTTGAAGAAAACTTCCTCAAGGAAGGCGGTCTCCGCGAACGCATGACCCGCGCCCGTCTCATCGAACGCGACAAACAGCGCAACCTAAAAGAAAATCGCTCATGA
- a CDS encoding sugar phosphate isomerase/epimerase produces the protein MRIGFHTDAFNSAYWDFGKCLDWAHANGVHRIECGLIDGVSWIHGLGYQPHVALYEDPLLLRQKMAGLGVQFSQVDAAFPLSGQDGPSRGLPYVLKSIPWAKLAGCSHIATTDGLHRPEGLSDAGSMEQMRRLYREIVAVAEAYEIYVNIEVHGYFTTNPDRLAEMLGFSDSPFFGLNLDTGNSFIAGGEPVAFCERFKDRINHVHVKDVSASLAAAVRGGQTGIAVSHCAIGDGVNAGNIRRCLEILRDHGYTGTLSMECEGQGGPLIEKSLAWLRNTLDGLGIPEEKDL, from the coding sequence ATGCGCATCGGCTTTCACACGGACGCGTTCAACAGCGCCTATTGGGACTTCGGGAAGTGCCTGGACTGGGCCCATGCCAACGGGGTTCACCGCATCGAGTGCGGGCTGATTGACGGGGTGAGCTGGATTCACGGTCTGGGTTACCAGCCGCATGTGGCGCTGTATGAGGACCCACTACTCCTGCGCCAAAAGATGGCGGGGCTGGGGGTCCAGTTCTCGCAGGTGGACGCGGCGTTCCCGCTTTCGGGACAGGACGGCCCCTCGCGGGGGCTGCCGTATGTGCTGAAGTCCATCCCGTGGGCGAAGCTCGCGGGGTGTTCCCACATCGCCACGACGGACGGGCTGCACAGGCCGGAAGGGCTCTCGGACGCGGGGTCCATGGAGCAGATGCGGCGGCTGTACCGCGAGATTGTGGCGGTGGCGGAGGCCTATGAAATATACGTCAACATCGAGGTGCACGGCTATTTCACCACGAATCCGGACCGGCTCGCGGAGATGCTGGGCTTTTCGGACAGCCCGTTTTTCGGCCTGAACCTGGACACGGGCAACTCGTTCATCGCGGGCGGGGAGCCGGTGGCGTTCTGTGAACGCTTCAAGGACCGCATCAACCATGTCCATGTGAAGGATGTCAGCGCGTCCCTGGCGGCGGCGGTCCGTGGCGGGCAGACCGGCATCGCCGTGAGCCATTGCGCCATCGGCGACGGCGTGAACGCGGGCAACATCCGCCGCTGCCTGGAAATCCTCCGGGACCACGGCTACACCGGCACACTGAGCATGGAGTGCGAGGGGCAGGGCGGGCCGCTCATTGAAAAGTCCCTGGCATGGCTTCGGAACACCCTGGACGGGCTCGGCATCCCCGAGGAGAAAGACCTGTGA
- a CDS encoding ThuA domain-containing protein: protein MKLKPLCAAAALLIAAMSGHAMPDTCQLPDGHRAIAACTPEGSLGSGGDDPLISLVSGATVGDTAFSGTPLTFSVTGLKPGPEYVLALSWNGDPKSRQSVRFGVGEPPAWTSVLPATVPCAFHADQPVPARFVLPIPAEYTNKGAFQVVVAAESGLPASVAGLWLMERTEPAKAARVLLVTGDDYVGHRWRETTPEIATLLREDPRFEVSISECPAMLGSPLLDHYDAVVLHFKNYEERLPLGAEVGEGLARYAAAGHGVVLTHFTCGAFQEWPGFEEVAGRVWNPKFRAHDPHGEFLVTVLDREHPVTAGMEDFSTLDELYTCLDGDTPIHVLCGAVSKVDQKQYPMAFVLDMPDRRVFHCVLGHDPAAFSAQGVRDLYRRATAWAAGLEPNLP, encoded by the coding sequence ATGAAACTGAAGCCATTGTGCGCGGCGGCTGCTCTTCTGATAGCCGCCATGTCGGGCCATGCCATGCCTGACACCTGCCAGCTTCCGGACGGCCATCGTGCCATAGCCGCCTGCACCCCCGAAGGTTCTCTGGGGAGTGGGGGAGATGACCCCCTCATCAGCCTTGTTTCAGGCGCCACCGTGGGGGACACCGCCTTTTCAGGCACTCCGTTGACGTTCTCCGTCACCGGCCTGAAACCCGGCCCGGAATATGTGCTGGCCCTTTCCTGGAACGGCGATCCGAAGTCCCGGCAATCGGTTCGTTTCGGCGTGGGGGAGCCCCCGGCATGGACCAGCGTCCTGCCCGCCACGGTCCCCTGCGCCTTCCATGCGGACCAGCCCGTGCCGGCGCGCTTTGTGCTGCCCATCCCGGCGGAATACACCAACAAGGGCGCGTTTCAGGTGGTTGTGGCCGCGGAATCCGGCCTTCCCGCCTCGGTGGCGGGCCTCTGGCTGATGGAAAGAACCGAACCCGCCAAAGCGGCCCGGGTGCTTCTTGTCACGGGCGATGATTACGTCGGGCACCGCTGGCGGGAGACCACGCCGGAAATCGCCACGCTGCTCCGCGAAGACCCCCGCTTCGAGGTGTCCATCTCGGAATGTCCCGCCATGCTGGGTTCGCCCCTGCTTGACCACTATGACGCGGTGGTGCTCCATTTCAAAAACTATGAGGAGCGGCTGCCGTTGGGCGCCGAAGTGGGGGAGGGGCTGGCCCGGTACGCCGCCGCCGGACACGGCGTGGTGCTCACCCATTTCACCTGCGGCGCTTTCCAGGAATGGCCCGGATTTGAGGAGGTCGCGGGCAGGGTCTGGAACCCCAAATTCCGCGCCCATGACCCGCACGGCGAATTTCTGGTGACAGTGCTTGACCGTGAACATCCCGTCACCGCCGGGATGGAAGATTTCTCCACGCTGGACGAGCTCTACACCTGCCTGGACGGCGACACGCCCATCCATGTGCTGTGCGGGGCGGTGAGCAAGGTGGACCAGAAACAGTACCCCATGGCGTTCGTGCTGGACATGCCTGACCGGCGGGTTTTTCATTGCGTCCTCGGCCATGATCCCGCCGCCTTCAGCGCCCAGGGAGTCCGCGACCTCTACCGCCGGGCAACCGCCTGGGCGGCGGGACTGGAACCCAATTTGCCCTGA
- a CDS encoding YggS family pyridoxal phosphate-dependent enzyme, with the protein MSDNLQHIHSRIAAAAGRAGRSAASVRLVAVTKTVGLPEILELHRLGIREMAENRVELARPKVEAAPPDIFWHMIGPLQTRKAADVAACFSQFDALDRLKAAEALQKKCEEQDRTLRVLVEVNVSGETQKHGFEPADLDRALREMDSFDRLNVGGLMTMAPFDAPESVLRGCFSSLRKLANAHGLPELSMGMTDDFEIAIEEGATQVRIGRALFE; encoded by the coding sequence ATTTCCGACAATTTGCAGCATATCCATAGCCGCATTGCCGCCGCCGCAGGGCGTGCCGGGCGGTCTGCTGCATCGGTGCGCCTCGTCGCCGTGACCAAGACGGTGGGCCTGCCGGAAATTCTGGAACTGCATCGGCTGGGCATCCGGGAAATGGCGGAAAACCGGGTGGAATTGGCCCGTCCCAAGGTGGAGGCGGCGCCGCCGGACATTTTTTGGCACATGATCGGCCCCCTCCAAACCCGCAAAGCGGCGGATGTGGCGGCCTGTTTCTCGCAATTTGACGCGCTGGACCGTCTCAAGGCGGCGGAGGCGCTGCAAAAAAAGTGTGAGGAGCAGGACCGGACCCTCCGGGTGCTGGTGGAGGTGAATGTCTCCGGCGAAACGCAGAAACACGGTTTTGAGCCCGCCGATTTGGACCGGGCCCTGCGGGAAATGGATTCATTTGACCGGCTGAACGTGGGGGGGCTGATGACCATGGCCCCCTTTGACGCGCCGGAATCCGTGTTGCGGGGATGTTTTTCCTCGCTCAGGAAACTGGCGAACGCCCATGGACTGCCAGAATTGTCCATGGGCATGACCGATGATTTCGAGATTGCCATCGAGGAGGGCGCCACGCAGGTCCGGATCGGGCGCGCCCTTTTTGAATAG
- the pheS gene encoding phenylalanine--tRNA ligase subunit alpha, with translation MKEQLEAMRREALAEVAACAELKALEDIRVKYLGRKGRVTEILRGLAGLSAEERPAMGQAANQTRDAITTVLDERKTVLEEEAEAKKAAESVFDFSLPGRKPPMGHRHVLNQVAEEIIDIFAQLGFQVALGPDVETEYYNFDALNTAADHPARDSHDTFFVKPGVVLRTQTSPVQIRVMEQTQPPVAIVAPGRVYRVDNDATHSPMFFQLEGLLVDEGVTFADLKGTLMRFVHAFFGPDTQVRFRPHFFPFTEPSAEMDILWTAGGKSRWLEVLGCGMVHPEVFRCVNYDYERYSGFAFGMGIDRMAMVRHAVNSISHIYENDIRFVEQF, from the coding sequence ATGAAAGAGCAGTTGGAAGCCATGCGGCGGGAGGCGCTCGCAGAAGTGGCCGCCTGCGCCGAACTGAAAGCCCTGGAGGATATCCGGGTTAAGTATTTGGGCCGCAAGGGCCGGGTCACGGAAATACTCCGGGGACTGGCCGGACTCTCCGCCGAGGAGCGTCCTGCCATGGGCCAGGCGGCGAACCAGACCCGCGACGCCATCACCACAGTGCTGGACGAGCGCAAAACGGTGCTGGAAGAGGAGGCGGAGGCCAAAAAAGCAGCGGAAAGCGTCTTCGATTTCTCGCTGCCGGGCCGAAAACCGCCCATGGGACACCGGCATGTTCTCAACCAAGTGGCGGAGGAAATCATAGACATCTTCGCCCAACTGGGGTTTCAGGTGGCCCTCGGGCCGGATGTGGAGACGGAATACTACAATTTTGACGCGCTGAACACCGCCGCAGACCATCCGGCACGGGACTCGCATGACACCTTCTTCGTGAAGCCGGGCGTGGTGCTGCGCACCCAGACCTCGCCGGTGCAAATCCGGGTCATGGAGCAGACCCAGCCGCCGGTGGCCATTGTGGCGCCGGGCCGGGTGTACCGGGTGGACAATGACGCCACCCACAGCCCCATGTTCTTCCAGTTGGAGGGTCTGCTGGTGGACGAGGGGGTCACTTTCGCCGACCTCAAAGGCACCCTGATGCGCTTCGTCCACGCCTTCTTCGGCCCCGACACCCAGGTGCGGTTCCGGCCCCATTTCTTCCCGTTCACCGAGCCGTCCGCGGAAATGGACATCCTCTGGACCGCCGGGGGGAAAAGCCGCTGGCTCGAGGTGCTCGGCTGCGGCATGGTGCATCCGGAGGTCTTCCGCTGCGTCAACTACGATTACGAGCGCTATTCCGGCTTCGCCTTCGGCATGGGCATTGACCGCATGGCCATGGTGCGCCACGCCGTCAACAGCATCAGCCACATCTACGAAAACGACATCCGCTTTGTGGAGCAATTCTAA